Part of the Sulfurimonas denitrificans DSM 1251 genome is shown below.
CAAGCAGCAGACGGAGACGTTGAGAGAGCACAAAGAGGAATAGTCTTCATAGATGAGATTGATAAAATTTCTCGTATGAGTGAAAACCGCTCTATTACCCGTGATGTATCTGGGGAGGGTGTTCAACAAGCTCTTTTAAAAATCATAGAGGGTGCTGTTGTAAATATTCCACCAAAAGGTGGAAGAAAACATCCAAATCAAGAGTTTATTGCGATTGACACAACAGGAATTTTGTTTATCTGTGGTGGTGCGTTTGATGGTCTTGATGAGATTTTAAAGAAAAAACAGGGTGAAAATGTTTTAGGTTTTGGTCATGAAAAGAAGAGCAAAAAAGAGCAAAAAATGAGTTATGATGCAGTTGAGCCTGATGATTTAGTAAATTATGGTCTTATTCCTGAGCTTGTTGGGCGTCTTCCAATTATTGCATCATTAAATGAGATTACAGAAGATGATATGGTTCGCATACTTACTGAACCTAAAAATTCAATTATCAAGCAATATAAAAAACTCTTCTCTATAGACAATGTTGAACTAAATTTTGAAGAAGATGCTCTAAGAGCAATTGCTACAAAATCTATAAAAAGAAAAACTGGTGCTCGTGGACTTCGTGCAATTTTAGAAGAGAATATGATAGATATTATGTATGAACTCCCAGAGTATGGTGGCTATGAAGTTTTAGTAACAAAAGCCGTCATAGACAACGCTGAGGCTCCTGTCTATATCAAAAAGAACTCAAAACAAATTGCATAAGGTAAAATAATGATATTTAACAAACTAATTGGTCTTTTTTCAAATGATTTATCCATCGACTTAGGAACAGCAAATACGATTGTAATTGCTAAAGGCAGAGGCATAATAATAAATGAGCCCTCAGTAGTTGCTGTAAAAACTGGAAAGTTTGGACATCAAAGAGTTTTAGCAGTTGGTCATGAAGCAAAAGAGATGGTTGGCAAAACTCCTGGAAATATAAAAGCTATTCGTCCTATGCGTGATGGTGTCATAGCAGATTTTGATATGACTGAAAAAATGATTAGAAAATTTATCGAAAAAGCGCATGGAAGAAGCTCTCTTATAAGTCCTAGAATTATTATCTGTGTTCCTTATGGATTAACTCAAGTTGAGAGAAAAGCTGTACGTGAATCTGCTCTTAGCGCAGGTGCTCGTGAAGTTTTTCTTATAGAAGAGCCAATGGCTGCAGCAATTGGAGCTGGAATAGATATACGTGAACCTCAAGGAAACTTAGTCGTTGACATCGGTGGTGGTACTACAGAGATAGGTGTTGTCTCACTTGGTGGTTTAGTTCTCTCAAAATCAATTAGAACAGCAGGTGACAAGATCGATCAGGCAATTGTAAACTATGTAAGAAGAAAATATAATCTTTTAATAGGCGAGAGAATCGCTGAAGAGATAAAGATAAATATTGGAACAGCAGTTACCCTTGATGAAGAGCTAAAGATGGTAATTACTGGCAGAGATCAAGTTGAAGGGCTTTTAAGTTCTGTTGAGCTAACAAGTGAAGATGCTAGAGAAGCGATGAAAGAGCCTCTCAAAGAGGTTGCAGAAGCACTTCGTGACGTGCTAGAGCAGATGCCTCCAGATTTGGCAGGTGATATAGTAAATCATGGGATAATCTTAACAGGAGGTGGAGCACTTATCCGTCAACTAGATAAGTATCTCTCAGATATTATCAAAATCCCTGTATATGTTGCAGATGAGCCTCTGCTTGCTGTTGCAAGAGGAACTGGACGCGCATTAGAAGAGATAGATTTACTACAAGAACTTTTTGAAAATGAATAAGGGGCTTCTTAGCTTTTTTTTAATCTTTACTGCACTCATAATGGGTGCACTCTATTATACTGATGTTATACAATCTCCTTTTATATCTGTATTAAATAAAATCAAAACCAACTATCACACCTCTAGTGAATTTATAGAAATTCAAGTAAAAAAACACTTTTTTCAGGCAGAACATATCGTAGAACTTAGTGAAAAGGTAAAAAAATATGAAAATAATTGTCTTGTAATTGAGCAGTTGTCATACGATCTTAACAATCTTTTTTTAGAGAGTCACTCAGAGCTAAAAGTTGAACCAAATGTAGAGCTAGTTAGAACAATCTCATATCAAAAATTTGGCGATTTGAATAGAGTATGGCTTGAAATAAACGATTATAACGCTTCAAAAATTCACGGTCTTGTATATAACAATCTTGTTGCTGGAATTGTTATCTCCCAAAATGGAAGACCGCTTGGGCTTTTAAACAGCGATTTAAAAAGTTCTTATGCTGTTTATGTTGGAGAACAAAAAGCCCCAGGTATAGTTCATGGAAATAATTCAAACCATCTTATTGTAAAATTTATACCTGCATGGTTTTTAATAAATAAAGGTGATAAAGTTATAACTTCTGGACTAGATGAGATTTTTTTTGAGGGTTTAGGTGTTGGTATTGTGGTCTCTGTTACGAAATCGCAAGGGTATCAGAGTGCGGTTGTTGAACCTTTCTATAAAGCAAATGCTCCAAACTACTTTCATATGATTAAAAAAGTCAAATAACTCATCAAATTTTAAGTGCCCTTTACCTATAATAAACAAATTTTTATGTACAAATATTAAAGGTAAACAATGCCAAAACGCACTGACATTCATACTATTTTACTTATTGGTTCAGGTCCGATTATTATCGGTCAAGCTTGTGAATTTGACTACTCTGGAACGCAAGCTGTTAAAACTCTAAAAGAGTTAGGTTACCGTGTGGTTCTTATCAATTCAAATCCTGCAACTATTATGACAGACCCTGAATTTGCAGATAGAACATATATAGAGCCTATCAGAGAAGATATAATTGCTAAAATCATAAAAGATGAAAAAGTTGATGCTGTTTTACCTACAATGGGTGGACAAACTGCACTTAATGTTGCCACTAGCATGTATAAAAAAGGTATGTTAGAGGGTGTGGAGTTCTTAGGTGCATCTCCAGAGGCTATTCATAAAGGTGAAGACCGCTCAGCTTTTAACAAAGCTATGATTAAAATAGGTATGGATTTACCAAAAAGCCGTAACGCTTATAGTGTTGAGGAGGCTTTGGAAGTTGCACTTGAGATAGGTTTTCCAGTTATAAGCAGAGCCTCGTTTACACTAGCTGGTGGCGGAAGCGGTGTGGCATACAACATGGAAGAGTTCAAAATACTGGCACAAGAAGGTATCTCTGCATCTCCAGTTAGTGAAATAGAGATTATGGAGTCAATGCTCGGTTGGAAAGAGTACGAGATGGAGGTTATCCGAGATAAAGCGGATAACTGTATTATCGTCTGCTCAATTGAGAATTTTGACCCAATGGGCGTTCACACTGGCGATAGCATAACTGTTGCGCCTGCACTTACTCTAACAGATAAAGAGTACCAAAGAATGCGTGATGCCTCTTTTGATATTTTAAGAGAGATTGGTGTTGATACTGGTGGAAGTAACGTTCAATTTTCAATTGACCCTAAAACTGGACGTATGATTGTTATTGAGATGAACCCTCGTGTTTCTCGCTCTTCTGCTCTTGCTTCTAAAGCTACTGGCTATCCAATCGCAAAAGTAGCAACACTTTTAGCTGTTGGTTTTACTCTTGATGAAATTACAAACGACATTACAGGCACTCCTGCGTCATTTGAACCTGTAATTGACTATGTTGTTACAAAGATACCTCGCTTCACTTTTGAGAAATTCCCAGAAGCACAAAGCACTCTAAGCACAAGCATGAAGAGTGTTGGCGAAGTTATGGCGATAGGGAGAACTTTTAAAGAATCTATCCAAAAAGCTCTATGTTCACTTGAGACTGGACTTTGTGGTTTTGACCCGATTGACGCTGATTTTGATTTTATTAAGCATGAAATTCGCCGTCCAAATGCAGATAGAATTTTATATGTTGCAGAGGGATTCCGTCGTGGAATGAGCATAGAAGAGATGTTTGACACATGTAATATAGACCCGTGGTTTTTGTATCAAATTGAAGAGATGATAAAAGTAGAATCAATCATTGATAAAAAAATATTAAGCGATGAGACATTTATGCGAAGTGTAAAAGTTGACGGTTTTTCAGATAAAAGAATAGCTCAATTAATAAGTCAAAAATCAGAAACAAAGATAACGGAAGATGATGTCTATAAAGCTAAAAAAACTTTAGGCGTAAACTTAGAGTATAACGAGGTTGACACATGTGCTGCAGAGTTTGAAGCGCTTACTCCATACCTCTACTCAACGACTAACATAACAAAGCTTCCAAATGTAAAAAACAGAGTAAGCGAGGCGAAAAAAGTTCTAATTTTAGGCGGTGGACCTAACAGAATAGGACAAGGCATTGAGTTTGACTACTGTTGTGTTCATGCTGCATTTGCGCTCAAAGAGATGGGCATTGAGACTATCATGTACAACTGTAATCCTGAAACTGTATCAACAGATTATGATACTTCAGATGTACTCTATTTTGAACCTATCGATTTTGAACATGTTAGAGAAGTCATTGAAAATGAGAAACCAGATGGTGTAATAGTCCATTTTGGCGGACAAACTCCTCTAAAGTTAGCAAATGCTCTTACTAAAATAGGAGCAAATATAGCTGGAACTCCATCACATGTAATTGATTTAGCAGAAGATAGAGAGCAGTTTTCCAACTTTGTAAACTCTCATGGATTAAAACAGCCTGCAAATGGTCTTGCTCGTACAAAAGATGAAGCTCATGATATAGCATTAAGACTTGGTTTTCCTGTTTTAGTTCGCCCATCTTATGTTCTTGGCGGGCGTGGCATGAGAATCGTCTATTCACAAGAAGAACTGCGCCAATATATGGACTTAGCTGTACTTGTTAGTAACGATGCTCCAGTACTTGTAGATAAATTTTTAGATCAGGCAATTGAACTTGATGTTGATGCAATTTGTGATGGCGTAGATGTTTACATCGGTTCTGTTATGCAGCATATTGAAGAAGCTGGTATTCACTCAGGGGACAGTGCATGCTCACTCCCTCCTGTCAGTCTCTCAAAAGAGCTAATAGATCAAGTTGAAGCACAGACAAAAACTATAGCACTTGGTCTTGGTGTTCGTGGTCTCATGAATGTTCAGTACGCAATCTATCAAGATGAAATTTATCTCATAGAAGTAAATCCTAGAGCTAGTAGAACTGTTCCTTTTGTTAGCAAGGCAACTGGTATGCCTCTTGCAAAAGTTGCAACTCGTGTAATGGTTGGAGAAACTCTAAAAAATGCTCTGAACTACTATGACAAGTACAACATTGTTATGGAAGAAAATGGACTCTTAAAACCTCGATTAAAAGGTCATATCTCTGTTAAAGAGGCAGTATTTCCTTTCCATAAACTATATGGCGCAGATTTAGTTCTAGGACCTGAAATGAAATCAACTGGTGAAGTTATGGGCATTAGCTCTAACTTTGGAATCAGTTTTGCAAAGGCTCAAATAGCTGCTGGAAACAGAATTGTTACAGAGGGAACCTGCTTTTTATCTTTTGTAGATACAGATAAAAAATATGCTTCTGAAATCGCAAGCGCTCTTCATAGACATGGCTTTAAACTTCTTGCTACAAAAGGGACACAAGCATCAATTGAAGAAGCTGGGATTCCTTGTGAAGTAGTTTTAAAGATTTCGGAGGGTCGTCCAAATATTGAAGATAGCATGAAGAATGATGCAATCGATATGGCGATTAATACATCTGATAACAATACTTCAAAAAAAGATGCTATTGTTATTCGCCAAGAAGTTCTAAAGAGAAACATACCTTACTTTACAACACTAAGCGCAGCAAGAGCACTTATTTTAGCTCTTGATGAGATGAAAAATGACTCTTGGACTTCTTCAAGGGCTCTGCAAGATTTTTTAGCATAAAAGATGAGTGTAATACTTACCCAAACCGACACTACTGTCGGTTTTCTCTCACAAAATTCACGAGAATTGTATGAGATAAAATCCCGCCCTCAAACAAAACCATTTATAAAAGTTTTTAGAGATTTTAAGAGTTTTATAAATGATTTTAAAAGGGTGCCAAATAGCAGAAAAAATTTAGTTCGCCGCTCAAAAAAAACATCATTTATTATTAATAACTTCTCATTTAGAGTAGCTCTTTTGCCTCTAAATTCTCAGATATTAAGAGATGCTCCATGGTTTTATTCAACTTCTGCAAATAGAAGCGGCGAGAGATTTGATAGAGATTTTTGTGAATCAAAAGCTGATATAATAGTAGAAAACATAGAGCTCTTAGTTGAAAACGCCTCTTCAAAACTTCTAAGAATCAACTCTAAAAAACTAAGAAGGTTAAGATGAGCAAAGCATTTCAAGCACTATTGACAGGTATGTTTATCACTTTCATACTAGATTTTTTTCTTTTTTTAGGAGTTTTGCTTCACTATATAGAATTTTATAAAATAGACCTCTATTACAATATTTTATTTGTAGATAACCAAAACTGGTATCTATTTTTCTCACTCTCTATAATTTTTGGATGGATGGTTATCTATATAAAAAACTACAAAGTTTCTCTCATACCAATAGTCATAATATCTATATTTACTTTTGTTACATTATTTGAAGATTTTGGTTATATGGTGGGAGAGATGATGTTTATGAAAGAAAACATTACTCTGCGTAGTGCAAAATTTACATATATAGGCAATATTATCTATGAGGGAAGAGAAGAGATTACTTTCTATCGTAGTGATATTTCTAAAATAGTAACTTTAAAGAAAAAGGATTTGATTTAATGAAACATATATACTCAATAACAAATGGTGTAGCACTTGGAAGTGCTGGTATAGCTATGATGAGCGTTCTAAGCGGATGTGAATCAAGCAGCCAACAACAAGAGCAGCAGCAAGGGCAACAACAACAGCAAGGGCAACAACAAAATAAATTTCTAGTCATTGAGCAACAAGCGGATGGAAAATATGTTGTGATTGAGGAGATGCCAACTGAGGGTCCAAGTAGAGCAATTATTCGTGAGTTAGATGCAAATGGAAATAAAACTGAGCGCTTTATGAGTGAAGAAGAGATGAAAGCTCTAGCAGAACAGGAGTATAAAAAAGTTCAAGATGGTACATCCGAGACACTAAGCAGTAACGAAGGAAGTGCTGGAATGGGACTAGCGGGAACTATCCTTGCAGTTGCTGCGGGTTCACTTTTGGGAAATATGATAGGAAATGCTTTGATGAATAACAAAAATTTTGCATCAAAATCATCCTCTGTAAATAAAAGCGCTTATTCTCGTCCAGCTAGTGGCGACTCAAAGAGTGGCTCATCCTCTGCTAAAAAGAGCTACTTTGGTGGCTCTAGCAGTTCAACACCTTCTAATCAATCATACGGGAGCTAACTTTTGATAAATTTAACTAAAATCAAACCTCTAAAACCAGCACAACTAGAAGAGTTAGGATTTACATGGCATACTGATAGCGATGAGAGCAACTATATAAGTGACACTCTTGTAAACATAACACATGATGAAGCTGAGGCTTACTATGAAGCTGCAAATGAGATATATGACATGTACGCAAAAGCAGCCGAATATGTTATAGAAAATAATCTTTTTTTTGAACTAGGGATTCCTTTTAATCTGATAGAGGCGATTAAGAAGAGTTGGGAAAATGATGTTCATTGGCATATCTACTCTAGATTTGACTTCGCTGGAGGAGTTGATGGAGCGCAAATAAAACTCTTAGAGTTTAATGCAGACACACCAACATCACTCTTTGAGACCGCACTCTTACAGTGGGGTTTACTAAAGAGCAACAATATGGACGAATCAGAGCAGTTCAACAATGTATATGAAGCTATAAAAGAGAATTTTAAGCGCCTTGTTACCCTTTTTGAAGATACAGAGCTTTTTGATGAGAGATATGATGGCTGGAAAATACTATTCTCTTCAATAGCTGGCAATGACGAGGAAGAGGCAACTACAAGGTTGCTTCAACAGATTGCGACAGACGCTGGATTTAATACTGGTTTTGAGTATCTTGGAGATGTTAAGTTTGATGAAGATGGAATCTATGATAGAGATGACAACCAGTATGAGTACTGGTTTAAACTCTACCCTTGGGAAGATATCGCAACTGATGAGCCTGAGCTTGCTACAATGCTAACAACTATTATGCAAAATCAAAGCGCAATCATATTAAACCCTGCATATACTCTTCTTTTTCAATCAAAAGGGATGTTGAAAATTTTATACGATCTTTTTCCTGATTCGCCTTATCTTCTAAAGAGCTCCTTTGAGCCTCTTAGAGGAGTAAAACAGGTTCAAAAAAGTGTTTTTGGAAGAGAGGGAGCAAACATAGCAATAATAGATATAGATGGAACAGTGCTTCAAGAGCAAGATGGTCCATATAAAAATCATAAAAAGATATATCAAGAGTATGTTGAACTAAACAGAGATTCTAGCGGAGCAAAATACCAAGCTGGAGTTTTCTTTGCTTATGAGGGAGCTGGAGTTGGTTTTAGAAAAGGAGATGAGATTTTAAACAATATGAGCAAATTTGTAGGGCATGTTTTAGTCTAAACATACCCATTTTTTTTCTTATCTACCTGTTTGGAGCTTCTCTTTAAGTATAACTTTTCCAGCCTCAACACCAGGTTGGTTATAAGCATCTATATACATAAACTTAGCACAAACAGAAGTAAGCAGTTCATACTCATACATAAGTGCTGCTATGCTTCTCTCGCTCACTCTATCTATCGTTATAACATCACATGGAATATCACCCAAATTTCTTATAGACTCTATTGTCGCATCTGCTTGTTTGTTTATAAGATATGCGAACTCTATATTATCTATATAGTTTAACTCTTCTAGACCCCTTAGCTCAACTTGAGGAATTTTTAGGTTATTTTCAAAATCATTAACTTTTATAACAGTGACTGTCTTATCACGTCTCCCCTCAACAATGAGCTGTAAAAAAGAGTGCTGATCAATGGGGCCAATAATTCCGATTGGAGTAAGTCCCTGTCTTGTAGAGTTTATATCAACTTTGCCCAAACTCTCACCCCAAAGTTGTATATACCAGTTATTAAAACCATCAAGTCTTGATGAATAAGAAAAAAGTACATTTATATTGAAACTGTTTTTATACTCTACAAAAAATCTAGCCTTCTTTACTATCCTCTCGTATGTATCTTCTTTGTTGAAAAATGAGTCATAAGCAGTTTTTGCACCAAATAAAAGCTCATCAATATCTATGCCAACAATAGCTAAAGGAAGAAGTCCAACAGCACTAAATACTGAGAATCTTCCACCTACATTTTTTGGTATCTCAAAACTTTTTATATTATTTGCTTTTGCATACTCATTTAACTTTGAATCACTCTCTGTTATTACAACGCTATTATTTTTATCACATGTAACTAAAGAGTTTATATATTTAAAAATAGATACAGTCTCTATTGTAGTTCCAGACTTTGATATAACAATAAAGAGAGTATCTTCTAAATCTATATTTTTTATCTTTGATTGTATATCTATTGGGTCTGTTGTCTCTAAAAAGTGGAGCTTTTTTGTTAGATTTTTAGAGTATTTTAAAAATTTATAGATTGCATAAGTTCCAAGCGTACTTCCACCTATTCCAATTACTACAATATTTTTTTGATTAACGCTTGAAGCGTACTCTTTTAGTGCAGAGGTCTCTTGATGAACAAGATTATAGTAACCTATATGTTCTCTCTCTGCTTGTATCTGAGTAAATACATCCTCATCTGAAATAGAGGGGTTAAAGTTGTGTTGATATTGCATCTCTACTCTTGAGTTTTATTGTAAAAAAAGTTTGTAGCCTTTACAAAACCATCCACACTTCCACAATCAAATCTTTTTCCTTTAAATTTATATGCTATTACTCCACCCGTTTTTGCTTGCGTTAAAAGTGCATCAGTTATCTGAATCTCTCCACCTTTTCCAGGTTTAGTATCTTCTAGAATATCAAAAATATCAGGTGTCAATATATATCTTCCAATTATCGCTAAGTTTGAAGGAGCATCTTTACTCTCTGGTTTTTCAACCATATTCGTTACTCTAATAACGCCATCTTCTTCTTCATGTCCCGCAATTACTCCATATTTATTACTATGTTCTAGCGGAATCTCTTCAACAGCTACAATAGAGCATCTATATTTTTCATACAATTTTACCATTTGTGTCAAAACAGCCTCACCATCATTATCACACAAGTCATCTGCTAAAATTACTGCAAAAGGTTCATCTCCAATAAGTGTTTGTCCTGTCCAAATAGCATGACCCAACCCTTTCATTTCGCCTTGTCTTGTGTAACTGATAGTACAATTTTTAACAATATCACGTATCTCTTTCATCAGTATCTCTTTAGAAGTTCCATCTATCTGATGCTCAAGTTCAAACGATCTGTCAAAGTGATCTTCAATTGCTCTTTTTCCACGACCTGTTACTATTGCCATGGTATCTATTCCTGCTTCTCTAGCCTCTTCCACACCATATTGTAAAAGCGGTTTTGTAAGGATAGGAAGCATCTCTTTTGGGATTGCCTTTGTAGCTGGAAGGAACCTTGTTCCATAACCCGCTGCTGGGAAAAGGCATTTTCTTATTTTCATATTCTCTTTTGGCATATTTTAGCCTCTATAATTAAATTTTTAACTTATATACTTTTGCATGAGGGGTTATAATAACCTCTTCGAATAGCATTTTATCATACTCTTGCAAAACAGATAACTGAATATACACAGAGTTGTAAGTTTTCTCATCAACAACTAAAAAAGTGTTGTAACTTGACATAAAAATTAGGTTTAATTCACCATTTGGATTTACAAGTTCTACCTCTTTTGTAAACTTCATATTTTTATCATAAGCACTCTGGATTACCCTTTTTATGGGCACTTTGTTGTTATTAATATTTACACTAAACTCTTTTAAATCGACTACTACACCCTGAGAAAGATTTAATATATTTTGTTCTTGCCTAAACTGTTTTGTTGCGTAAAAAAAAGAGCGATTTTTCATATTTCCATTCATTAAATCAAGATTTGAGAAAATTTCAACAGTTGGGTATATATCTAGCATTCTATGTGGAAGATAAAAGTAGATATCTCTTGTTTTTTTAGGAAGTTCAATCTCTCCTTCAAGAGAGAGTAAAAAGTCATTTGTATCACTAAAACCATACTCTTTTGTCATTTTTTCTATATTTGAAAACATCGTTGGATTTTTATCTTCAAAAGAGTTCTCACTATACTCAACATCAAGTCTGGCAAGTTTTGCTGATACATCTTGAGGATTTGTAAGCATAAAACTAACAGGAAAATTTACATCTCCTCTATGTTTTCCCCCATCTATTAGAGTCTTTACATCGCTATAGTATCTTATTGGATACCCATAATCCCACCATGCAACAACATAATCTTCTCTATTAGCTTTTCCTCTTAGCATATCTAGCACTTTTACCTCATCTGCATTAAAAACAGTTGGAACTCTGTATGCCTCAATGTGAACTATGTTTGGAAGTAAAATGAGGAGTGTAAGAGCACTCATGGAGAAAACTTTGACTCTTCTATTTGGCATAAATCTAGCAATCTCGCTAATCAAAAAGGCGACTCCAAAGGCCAAGACTGGAACCGCATAGATAGTAAATCTAAGCCCTCCCACATAAGCTAAAAATCCAAGTCCAATTAATGGAAGTCCAAAGAGCATCACTTTGTGTTTATATACCAGATAGATATATCCAATAATGGAAGCTAAAAATGTTATAACATGCCCGCTGATACGATTTGCGAAAGTTATAAAAGGTATATTTGCAGCCTCTCTAATTGTCTGCTTTACAGAGTAAAAGTGAAGCTTAAGACCCTCTTGTCCCACACTTATCGCATCTTTAAAGACATATCCACTAAGTTGTTCCCATATTGGATTAAACCCGCCAGAGACAAAAAACAGAACAATAGAGAACGCCAAAACTGAGTGCACATATCTATCATACTTCTCTTGCTTATACATGTAAAAGGCTATTAGAACAAAAATGGCTCTTATATACCCCTCAAAACCAACCATTGCAAACATCATAATAGCTAGCAGTTTATAGTTGTAACTATTTTTTCTCTCATATAAAAGAGTGTAAAGAAGTATAAGAGCAAAAAATGCGCTCTCAAGCGAATAACTTTGTGGATACCACCATCTGTAAATTAAAATATCAACTGCTGTGATTAATAAATATTTATCTTGATTTGTTCTAACTGCCCAGATAATAGACCATAGCAAAAACATAGGAAGTACAATGTTTAGCATGTCTGTATCATAGTAGCCTATCATAGTTCTATTGTAGTAACTATGAGCGATGCTAGCTAGAAGTGCAGCTATAAATCCCATCTCCAAATTATCTATACTCTTAGCTATTAGAATTATAGGAATAACTATAAGTGAACCAAGAAAAACAGGCATAAAGAGGATAACGCTCTCAAAAGAAAAAGGCAAGATGTATGCAAAAAGAGCGCTCAACTGTGATGCTGCAAGATCGACTGCAGAGAGATCGTTATCTTGATGAACTCCAGCTAAAATATCTCTAGCACCCTCTGCCCAGTAATAGCCATCATTTGTGTTTATCATAAGCTGAGCATTAAATCTAAAAGGCTCATAATCTACGAACTGATAAAACCAAATCATCCTAATTGCAACAGAAAAAAGAAAAGCTAAAGCTATATATAGAAGTGTAACTTTTGTCTCTTTTGTAAATGTTAGCACACTCTATCCTTGATTATATTTCGTTATAAAGGCTATCTCTCTCAACAGGTATAAAACCACTGTTTTTTATAAGCGCTCTAAAATCTTCAAGCTTTACGCCATTTGCGCTCTTTGCCCCTGCTGCGGAGTTTATGGACTCTTTTTCTATCGTACCATCTAAATCATTTGCACCAAACTCTTGAGCAACGAGGGCTAAATTTACAGTTGAAGTAACCCAATATGCTTTTAAATTAGCAACATTATCTAAAACTATGCGGCTTATCGCCATAGTTTTTAATATCTCATTTGCAGTTATTGGCTCTTTTATATTTAAGTAGTTATTCTCAGTTTGATATACAAGTGGGATAAAGCAGTTAAAACCGCCTGTCTTGTCTTGAAGTTCTCTTATTCGCATCATATGATCTATGCGATGGGCACGACTCTCTATGTGCCCAAAGAGCATAGTAACATTGCTTTTTTTGCCTCTCTCATGCCATTTTCTATGAATCTCAAACCATTGATCAGATGTAACTTTACCCTTGCAGATAAAATCTCTTACCTTCTCATCAAATATTTCAGCCCCGCCACCAGGCATTGAATCAACACCGTTTTCAACCATCAAATCAAGAATCTCATCATAACTTTTACCATATTGACGAGATAAAAAATCGACCTCAGCAGCAGTTAAAGCTTTTACATGTAGATGCGGATAAGCTGTTTTGATTTTTTTGAAAATCTCTAAGTACCAATCCATTCCAGTATTTGGATTATGAGCTGAAACTATATGAACCTCTGTTGCACCACGAGAGTCAATATCTTTAACAATTTCCATGATTTGATTATGCGTCATTGTGTATTGGTTTGGATTTTTTCTAGTTGCTGAGTATGCACAAAACTTGCAAACATCAGCGCAAA
Proteins encoded:
- a CDS encoding STT3 domain-containing protein, translated to MLTFTKETKVTLLYIALAFLFSVAIRMIWFYQFVDYEPFRFNAQLMINTNDGYYWAEGARDILAGVHQDNDLSAVDLAASQLSALFAYILPFSFESVILFMPVFLGSLIVIPIILIAKSIDNLEMGFIAALLASIAHSYYNRTMIGYYDTDMLNIVLPMFLLWSIIWAVRTNQDKYLLITAVDILIYRWWYPQSYSLESAFFALILLYTLLYERKNSYNYKLLAIMMFAMVGFEGYIRAIFVLIAFYMYKQEKYDRYVHSVLAFSIVLFFVSGGFNPIWEQLSGYVFKDAISVGQEGLKLHFYSVKQTIREAANIPFITFANRISGHVITFLASIIGYIYLVYKHKVMLFGLPLIGLGFLAYVGGLRFTIYAVPVLAFGVAFLISEIARFMPNRRVKVFSMSALTLLILLPNIVHIEAYRVPTVFNADEVKVLDMLRGKANREDYVVAWWDYGYPIRYYSDVKTLIDGGKHRGDVNFPVSFMLTNPQDVSAKLARLDVEYSENSFEDKNPTMFSNIEKMTKEYGFSDTNDFLLSLEGEIELPKKTRDIYFYLPHRMLDIYPTVEIFSNLDLMNGNMKNRSFFYATKQFRQEQNILNLSQGVVVDLKEFSVNINNNKVPIKRVIQSAYDKNMKFTKEVELVNPNGELNLIFMSSYNTFLVVDEKTYNSVYIQLSVLQEYDKMLFEEVIITPHAKVYKLKI
- the galU gene encoding UTP--glucose-1-phosphate uridylyltransferase GalU, whose amino-acid sequence is MPKENMKIRKCLFPAAGYGTRFLPATKAIPKEMLPILTKPLLQYGVEEAREAGIDTMAIVTGRGKRAIEDHFDRSFELEHQIDGTSKEILMKEIRDIVKNCTISYTRQGEMKGLGHAIWTGQTLIGDEPFAVILADDLCDNDGEAVLTQMVKLYEKYRCSIVAVEEIPLEHSNKYGVIAGHEEEDGVIRVTNMVEKPESKDAPSNLAIIGRYILTPDIFDILEDTKPGKGGEIQITDALLTQAKTGGVIAYKFKGKRFDCGSVDGFVKATNFFYNKTQE
- a CDS encoding Sua5/YciO/YrdC/YwlC family protein, whose product is MSVILTQTDTTVGFLSQNSRELYEIKSRPQTKPFIKVFRDFKSFINDFKRVPNSRKNLVRRSKKTSFIINNFSFRVALLPLNSQILRDAPWFYSTSANRSGERFDRDFCESKADIIVENIELLVENASSKLLRINSKKLRRLR
- a CDS encoding glucose-6-phosphate isomerase, which translates into the protein MQYQHNFNPSISDEDVFTQIQAEREHIGYYNLVHQETSALKEYASSVNQKNIVVIGIGGSTLGTYAIYKFLKYSKNLTKKLHFLETTDPIDIQSKIKNIDLEDTLFIVISKSGTTIETVSIFKYINSLVTCDKNNSVVITESDSKLNEYAKANNIKSFEIPKNVGGRFSVFSAVGLLPLAIVGIDIDELLFGAKTAYDSFFNKEDTYERIVKKARFFVEYKNSFNINVLFSYSSRLDGFNNWYIQLWGESLGKVDINSTRQGLTPIGIIGPIDQHSFLQLIVEGRRDKTVTVIKVNDFENNLKIPQVELRGLEELNYIDNIEFAYLINKQADATIESIRNLGDIPCDVITIDRVSERSIAALMYEYELLTSVCAKFMYIDAYNQPGVEAGKVILKEKLQTGR
- a CDS encoding glutathionylspermidine synthase family protein, whose translation is MINLTKIKPLKPAQLEELGFTWHTDSDESNYISDTLVNITHDEAEAYYEAANEIYDMYAKAAEYVIENNLFFELGIPFNLIEAIKKSWENDVHWHIYSRFDFAGGVDGAQIKLLEFNADTPTSLFETALLQWGLLKSNNMDESEQFNNVYEAIKENFKRLVTLFEDTELFDERYDGWKILFSSIAGNDEEEATTRLLQQIATDAGFNTGFEYLGDVKFDEDGIYDRDDNQYEYWFKLYPWEDIATDEPELATMLTTIMQNQSAIILNPAYTLLFQSKGMLKILYDLFPDSPYLLKSSFEPLRGVKQVQKSVFGREGANIAIIDIDGTVLQEQDGPYKNHKKIYQEYVELNRDSSGAKYQAGVFFAYEGAGVGFRKGDEILNNMSKFVGHVLV